In Deinococcus sp. HSC-46F16, the following are encoded in one genomic region:
- a CDS encoding 50S ribosomal protein L23 codes for MSYYDIIKQPVISEKAYAGMERGVYSFWVDPKATKTEIKAAVQQAFGVTVVGISTMNVAGKRKRVGRFIGQRADRKKAIVRLADGQKIEALEALA; via the coding sequence GTGAGCTACTACGACATCATCAAGCAGCCCGTGATCTCCGAAAAGGCGTACGCGGGCATGGAGCGCGGCGTGTACTCGTTCTGGGTGGATCCCAAGGCCACCAAGACCGAGATCAAGGCCGCCGTGCAGCAGGCATTCGGCGTGACTGTGGTCGGCATCAGCACCATGAACGTCGCGGGCAAGCGCAAGCGCGTGGGCCGCTTTATCGGGCAGCGGGCCGACCGCAAGAAGGCGATCGTGCGGCTCGCGGACGGTCAGAAGATCGAGGCCCTCGAGGCCCTGGCCTAA
- the rplC gene encoding 50S ribosomal protein L3, whose amino-acid sequence MKGILGTKIGMTQIWKGDRAIPVTVVLAGPCPVVQRKTAQTDGYEAVQIGFSPKSEKRVNKPALGHFRKAGVSPVRFLREFRGFTPEGDTVNVDIFAEGEKIDATGTSKGKGTQGVMKRWNFAGGPASHGSKKWHRRPGSIGQRKTPGRVYKGKRMAGHMGMERVTVQNLEVVEVRADENLILVKGAVPGANGGLVVLRQAAKGGK is encoded by the coding sequence ATGAAGGGCATCCTCGGCACCAAGATCGGCATGACCCAGATCTGGAAGGGCGACCGCGCCATTCCCGTGACGGTCGTGCTGGCCGGTCCGTGCCCCGTCGTGCAGCGCAAGACCGCGCAGACCGACGGCTACGAGGCCGTGCAGATCGGCTTCTCGCCCAAGAGCGAGAAGCGCGTGAACAAGCCCGCGCTGGGCCACTTCCGCAAGGCGGGCGTGTCCCCCGTGCGCTTCCTGCGTGAGTTCCGCGGCTTCACCCCCGAGGGGGACACCGTGAACGTCGACATTTTCGCCGAGGGCGAGAAGATCGACGCGACCGGCACCTCTAAGGGGAAAGGCACCCAGGGCGTCATGAAGCGCTGGAACTTCGCGGGTGGTCCCGCCAGCCACGGTTCCAAGAAGTGGCACCGCCGCCCCGGCTCGATCGGCCAACGCAAGACGCCGGGCCGCGTGTACAAGGGCAAGCGCATGGCCGGGCACATGGGCATGGAGCGCGTCACCGTGCAGAACCTCGAAGTGGTCGAGGTGCGGGCCGATGAGAACCTCATCCTGGTCAAGGGTGCGGTTCCCGGCGCGAACGGTGGCCTCGTGGTGCTGCGCCAGGCCGCCAAGGGAGGCAAGTAA
- the rplD gene encoding 50S ribosomal protein L4 gives MAQINVIGSRGGRSIDLELPEVNPHVLHEVVTWQLAGRRRGTASTKTRAEVSKTGKKMYSQKGTGNARHGDRSVPTFVGGGVAFGPKPRNYAYTLPRKVRQLGLAMALADRQNTGKLVAVDGFDLDGKTKSFVAWAAQNGLDGSERVLIVTDDEMTRRAARNVAWATVLPVAGLNVYDILRHERLVIDAVALEPAQDEGTGEEGAAQ, from the coding sequence ATGGCGCAGATCAACGTCATCGGGAGCCGGGGTGGCCGCAGCATCGACCTCGAGTTGCCCGAAGTGAACCCGCACGTGCTGCATGAGGTCGTGACTTGGCAGCTCGCCGGTCGCCGCCGCGGCACCGCGAGCACCAAGACGCGGGCCGAGGTCAGCAAGACGGGCAAGAAGATGTACTCCCAGAAGGGAACCGGCAACGCGCGTCACGGCGACCGCTCCGTGCCCACCTTCGTGGGCGGCGGCGTGGCCTTTGGCCCCAAGCCCCGCAACTACGCCTACACCCTGCCCCGCAAGGTGCGGCAGCTCGGCCTGGCGATGGCGCTGGCCGACCGCCAGAACACCGGCAAGCTGGTGGCGGTGGACGGCTTCGACCTCGACGGCAAGACCAAGAGCTTTGTCGCCTGGGCCGCGCAGAACGGTCTGGACGGCTCCGAGCGCGTGCTGATCGTGACCGACGACGAGATGACCCGCCGCGCCGCGCGCAACGTCGCGTGGGCCACCGTGCTGCCCGTCGCGGGCCTGAACGTCTACGACATCCTGCGCCACGAGCGCCTCGTGATCGACGCGGTCGCGCTGGAGCCCGCTCAGGATGAGGGCACCGGGGAAGAGGGGGCCGCGCAGTGA
- the rplB gene encoding 50S ribosomal protein L2, translating into MAVKKYRPYTPSRRQMTTADFSGLTKKRPEKALTEALPKTGGRNNRGRITSRFIGGGHKRLYRIIDFKRRDKAGVSARVAAIEYDPNRSARIALLHYVDGEKRYVLAPEGLTVGATVNAGPEADPKLGNALPLRFVPVGAVVHAVELVPGKGAQLARSAGTSIQVQGKENDYVLLRLPSGEIRRVHSECYATIGTVGNAEHKNIVLGKAGRSRWLGQKPHQRGSAMNPVDHPHGGGEGRTGAGRQPVSPWGQPAKGLKTRKKRKISDRFIVTRRGGK; encoded by the coding sequence ATGGCCGTCAAGAAGTACCGTCCGTATACCCCCAGCCGCCGTCAGATGACGACCGCGGACTTCTCGGGGCTGACCAAGAAGCGTCCCGAAAAGGCCCTCACCGAGGCGCTGCCTAAGACCGGCGGACGCAACAACCGGGGCCGCATCACCAGCCGCTTTATCGGCGGCGGGCACAAGCGCCTCTACCGCATCATCGACTTCAAGCGCCGTGACAAGGCGGGCGTGTCTGCCCGCGTCGCCGCCATCGAGTACGATCCCAACCGCAGTGCCCGCATCGCCCTGCTGCACTACGTGGACGGCGAGAAGCGCTACGTGCTGGCGCCCGAGGGCCTGACCGTCGGCGCCACCGTGAACGCGGGTCCTGAGGCCGATCCCAAGCTCGGCAACGCGCTGCCCCTGCGCTTCGTGCCGGTGGGCGCCGTGGTGCACGCTGTCGAACTGGTGCCCGGAAAGGGTGCTCAGCTTGCCCGCTCGGCCGGAACCTCGATCCAAGTGCAGGGCAAGGAAAACGACTACGTCCTGCTGCGCTTGCCCAGCGGTGAGATCCGCCGCGTGCACTCCGAGTGCTACGCGACCATCGGCACCGTCGGCAACGCCGAGCACAAGAACATCGTCCTGGGCAAGGCGGGCCGCAGCCGCTGGCTGGGCCAGAAGCCCCACCAGCGCGGCAGCGCCATGAACCCGGTCGACCACCCCCACGGCGGTGGTGAAGGCCGCACCGGTGCGGGCCGTCAGCCGGTCAGCCCCTGGGGTCAGCCTGCCAAGGGCCTGAAGACCCGCAAGAAGCGCAAGATCTCGGACCGCTTCATCGTCACCCGCCGCGGCGGGAAGTAA